The nucleotide window GACAAATTCACCAATTGGTTGTCGCAATAAGCGATGTAATAATGAAGCAACCATGTATTCGTGTTAAGAGATAATGCTCGTTCAAAATGAGCTCGCGCTCCAAGCATTTCTTGCTCATTCCAATTCTGAATAGCCAATTCTATTTTTTCTTTTCCAATGATTATATAGTCATCTACGGCTTGTGAAAAACCAAAGGATAACATTAGGATTAAGATTGTTTTTTTCATTTCATTTTCCTTTTAAAAAGTGATTAAGTGATGGGGGCTTCATGTATTTACGATATTTATTAACTAACCACATGAAGACTTTTGGTTTTTTATAAATTGAGTGAAAAACCGAAATAGACATTTCGACCGTGGGTACTTTTCAATTCTGTCCGCTCCGAATAATCAGGTGAATAGATATATCCATAAACATTTTGTTTATCTAAAACATTGGAGATAGCCCCATAGATTACCAACATTTTTGCGCCGCCAAAAAAGTATACCCGACTCATAGAAAGATCTAATCTTTGCATGGTAGAGAGACGCGCTGAATTCCATTCATCCTTTGCAGGCGTGTAAGGCTTTCCCGTTGTGTATTTGTATGTTAAGCCCAACGAATTCACTGAAGCAATATTCATCTTCAGTGCTGCGGTTAAATTGTGATTTATGTCATAATCTGTCGGTGACAATTTCAAATGGGCCAACTCTTTTCGTTCCGATTGTAAATAGCTGTATGATACCCAACCAGAAATAATTGGCAAATTGCCTTTCAAAAATACGTCCGCGCCATAAGCGTATCCTTTTCCAGCATTGGTGAAATTGGCGACTGAATCTTCCAAAACGAGATTTGAATAATTCTTCTGATACAACTCCACCTTTAAGTTAGTAATCTCCGCTTTATACTCGTAACCCAAGATGGCATGGGTAGCCTGCATAGATTTCAGCTGCGGATTTCCATTCCATTCATCTCGATACTGCGCTTGGGGATATTGATGATAAATACCAGATGCCACTTTTAAAAACTGTGTATCTGATAATCTGTAATTCAGGGAAATACGCGGATCAATTTCTGTCTGCCGTGGATTAGCCAACACGTCCGATCGAAGTCCAATGGTTGAAAATAATCGCCGCGTCAGGTTCATTTCTGCTTCCGCATAAAAACCAAAATGGCGCGTTTTATAATTAATATCAAAGGTGCCTGTTTCAGCCGTTTCACTCAAATCATTTTGATCTAATGGATAGGTCATGGCAAGAATAGTCTTTAGTTCATCCCCAATGAATCCCGTATTCAATTTCATATTTTCTGAAACGGTAAATGATAAATCTGTCCGCCATTTCAAAAGGGAATCATCCATCTCACGGCTGATATTTCCCATAGTCATCCCTTGATTAAACTTATTGAGTGACAAACTGGATTTTACAACAAGACCCTTTCCAAATAAATGTCGCCATTGAATATTGGTAAGATGCGTGCTATTCTCGCTCATCATAATACCATCAAATGTAGGTGTTTCTACATGGATCCCAATTTCGTCCAAATTCGAATAATGAAATAGTTTTACTTGTCCAACAGCCGAGTATTTATAGACAGCGCTCACATTGCCATCCCAGCTGATGGGAACCTTTTTGAAACGATCTTCACCCCCGTTTACTTTGAATAAATATTTTGTATCAGAATAATTCCCGGAAAACTGGATCCCCATTTTTTCAGGCTCAATAAGCCATGCGCCCCCCAAAGATAATGCTGCTAAACCGGCGCCAATATTCACTGAGGATCGTGATGGTAAATCCAATGATTCCATGGCGAGAACACCGGACAATACATTTCCGTATTTAGCAGAAAATCCACCCGATGAAAAGTATGTTCCGGAAAGGAGAAACGGCGAAATCATACCGAAATAACCGCCAGTATCGGATTCATATTTATAAGGATGACTCAGGGTAGCTTGGTCTAAAATGACCGTTGTTTCAGAAACATCCCCCCCACGAACATACATCCCTGCCCCTTCGTCCACACTGTTCACGCCAGGGAAAGTCTGAATGGCACGAAATATGTCCGCCGACGCACCCGCTGTTGTAACAATATCCATCGTGGTGAGCGTTTGCCCTTCTTCATCCGCCATAGTAAAAGAACTGGCACTTACCGTCACCGGATCCATTTCCATAAATATTTTATCTAAAATCACGGCAATTGAGATCATATCTGATTTAACAAAAACGGAAAGGTCAACCTGTTCAAAACCGATATGGGATACCCGCAGAATTCGAGTGCCACCTAATTTAGTTTTAATAAGAAATTTACCGGTCGAATCGGTAATCGTTCCTTCGAGTGTATCCATGAAATATACATTTACGTAGGTCAATTTTTCCCCGGATTCAGAAGTGACATTTCCGCCAACGGTCAATAATTCCTGACCAATTAAAATTGATAATGATCCCAATATAAATAATGCCTTTCTCAACTTATTTCCCCTTTTGCAAATAGGATTGTAAAGACCTTAAATAAGATCTATAAGCATTTTTCCCTTTATTTGTGATTGCGCACATAGTGAGCGGTTTTTTTCCGGAAAAACTTTTTTCAATTGAAATGAATTCAACCTTTTCCAATTTTGATAAATGAGTGCTCAAATTGCCATCCGTCGTTTCAGTAGCATCCTTGATATAATTAAAATCAGCTTTGACCACTTGGGATAAAAGTGTCATAACCGCCAAGCGAACAGGCGCATGAATAACAGGATCGAGTTTATCGAATTTAGGCATTCGGAGAAGACTGAAATTTATTTCGCAATATGTACCCCGGAATGATATATCCAGGAATAATTAAAATTGCCATAACCAGTGAATGATAATGCCAATGGATCATCATACAAACAATAGCACCTGCGAACCAAAGAAGCGCTGACCATTGAAGTGGCTTCCAATCGAGAATCCTTCCGGTAACAAGAACACCAATCCAGATATTCATCATAATAATGGGATTTAAAGCCTTCATAGATATTATACCCATGGGGACGCCTAAAAATGCAATCAAAGACATGGATAACCCACAAGCCAGCCATAGGGACCCAATTGCTTGATCTGCAAAAGTTACGGCACCTTTTTTTCTATCTTGCCGTATTCCCGTTATTGTACTCAATATTCCACCGCTCATCATAATTGCAATCCACATTATTCCAATCCATTCACTTTGATTAAAAAACACAAAAATATATTGACTCACGCATGCGGATAAGATTAACCATCCCCACATGATAAAATGTGTGCCATTATCTGCAAAATTTCTTCGCGTCTTTTCTAACATTGCCTGAATGATCTTTATTTGTTCTTCCATAATATTCCCTTATAAGTTCAGCGCAAAGTTACTGCGAAGTACTTTGTAGCACAAAGTTGAATTTGAATTATACCATGTTATCATGGATATATTTTGCGTCCCCTAGTAAGTCTCTTGTTAAAGAAACTATTAATAGATTAAATTTCGGCACTGTTTTAGACAGAATAATTTTATCAATCTCAGGAGAATTAATAATGCGTAAAATAATGAACTTAGTTGTAATTACTGGTGTAGCAATCACCGCTATCTTTGCGGGAGATATTAAAGGCACAGTTAAATATGTAGGAAAAGCACCGAAAGCGAAACGCCTTCGTATGGATGCAGATCCCGTATGTGCCGCATCACATAAAGAAGCCGCTAGAACCGAATCTTTTATTGTTGATGCTGATGGCAACCTGGCAAATGTACTCGTTTACATAAAAGGCGTCAATTATAGTGGCAAAGCACCATCTACTGCTGCTACAATAGATCAGAAAGGCTGTGTCTACAATCCCCA belongs to Candidatus Neomarinimicrobiota bacterium and includes:
- a CDS encoding transcriptional regulator, with amino-acid sequence MPKFDKLDPVIHAPVRLAVMTLLSQVVKADFNYIKDATETTDGNLSTHLSKLEKVEFISIEKSFSGKKPLTMCAITNKGKNAYRSYLRSLQSYLQKGK
- a CDS encoding TonB-dependent receptor — protein: MRKALFILGSLSILIGQELLTVGGNVTSESGEKLTYVNVYFMDTLEGTITDSTGKFLIKTKLGGTRILRVSHIGFEQVDLSVFVKSDMISIAVILDKIFMEMDPVTVSASSFTMADEEGQTLTTMDIVTTAGASADIFRAIQTFPGVNSVDEGAGMYVRGGDVSETTVILDQATLSHPYKYESDTGGYFGMISPFLLSGTYFSSGGFSAKYGNVLSGVLAMESLDLPSRSSVNIGAGLAALSLGGAWLIEPEKMGIQFSGNYSDTKYLFKVNGGEDRFKKVPISWDGNVSAVYKYSAVGQVKLFHYSNLDEIGIHVETPTFDGIMMSENSTHLTNIQWRHLFGKGLVVKSSLSLNKFNQGMTMGNISREMDDSLLKWRTDLSFTVSENMKLNTGFIGDELKTILAMTYPLDQNDLSETAETGTFDINYKTRHFGFYAEAEMNLTRRLFSTIGLRSDVLANPRQTEIDPRISLNYRLSDTQFLKVASGIYHQYPQAQYRDEWNGNPQLKSMQATHAILGYEYKAEITNLKVELYQKNYSNLVLEDSVANFTNAGKGYAYGADVFLKGNLPIISGWVSYSYLQSERKELAHLKLSPTDYDINHNLTAALKMNIASVNSLGLTYKYTTGKPYTPAKDEWNSARLSTMQRLDLSMSRVYFFGGAKMLVIYGAISNVLDKQNVYGYIYSPDYSERTELKSTHGRNVYFGFSLNL